A genomic window from Variovorax paradoxus includes:
- a CDS encoding acyl CoA:acetate/3-ketoacid CoA transferase: MIDCITPDAAASLLRDGDMVLAGGNGGSGVPEAVFEAIERRFTAGDGPHDLTLFHVTGVGALTEKGMCHFAHPGLVRRVIGGNFGMQLPFMKMILAQDVEAYNFPQGVMTHLCRAMAGRQPGVLTHVGLETYMDPRQDGGRMNARTTEALVELVHVADRDWLFYRAPGVPNVALIRGTSADEDGYVSMEHEATAREDLSMAQAVHNAGGIVICQVKRIVKRGTLHPHMVKIPGFLIDHFVVEPEQMQTYTTRYDPARCGEIVVPASSIAPDPLDVRRVVARRAAFELRPRDVVNLGVGISAMIPNVASEEGIADLITLTVESGVVGGVPGHAREFGTSVNPRAILDQSYQFDFYDGGGLSCAFLSFAQVDPQGNVNVTRFGKRYDGAGGFINITQNTQRLVFNGSLTGGDFDIGVTDGKLEIRRDGAFKKFVPAVDQISFSGRLARERGQQVSFVTDRAVFELEADGLVLTEIAPGVRLKEDVLEKIGFEVRVSEQLRTMDARIFRNGPMGVHDEFIAKAPRHAGNAAQGARA, encoded by the coding sequence ATGATCGACTGCATCACCCCTGACGCCGCCGCCTCGCTGCTGCGCGATGGCGACATGGTGCTGGCCGGCGGCAACGGCGGCTCGGGCGTGCCCGAAGCCGTGTTCGAAGCCATCGAGCGGCGCTTCACGGCCGGCGACGGCCCGCACGACCTCACGCTGTTCCACGTTACCGGCGTGGGCGCGCTCACCGAAAAGGGCATGTGCCACTTCGCGCACCCGGGGCTGGTGCGCCGCGTGATCGGTGGCAACTTCGGCATGCAGCTACCGTTCATGAAGATGATCCTCGCGCAGGACGTGGAGGCCTACAACTTCCCGCAGGGCGTGATGACGCACCTGTGCCGCGCCATGGCGGGCCGCCAGCCCGGCGTGCTCACGCACGTGGGCCTCGAAACCTACATGGACCCGCGCCAGGACGGCGGCCGCATGAACGCACGCACCACCGAAGCGCTGGTCGAACTGGTGCACGTGGCCGACCGCGACTGGCTGTTCTACCGTGCGCCCGGCGTGCCGAACGTGGCGCTGATCCGCGGCACCTCGGCCGACGAAGACGGCTACGTGAGCATGGAGCACGAAGCCACCGCGCGCGAAGACCTCTCGATGGCGCAGGCCGTGCACAACGCCGGTGGCATCGTCATCTGCCAGGTCAAGCGCATCGTCAAGCGCGGCACGCTGCATCCGCACATGGTGAAGATTCCGGGCTTCCTGATCGATCACTTCGTGGTCGAGCCCGAGCAGATGCAGACCTACACCACGCGCTACGACCCGGCGCGCTGCGGCGAGATCGTGGTGCCCGCTTCGAGCATCGCGCCCGACCCGCTCGACGTGCGCCGCGTGGTGGCAAGGCGCGCGGCCTTCGAGCTGCGCCCGCGCGACGTGGTGAACCTCGGCGTGGGCATCTCCGCGATGATTCCCAACGTGGCCTCGGAAGAGGGCATTGCCGACCTCATCACTCTCACGGTCGAGTCGGGCGTGGTCGGTGGCGTGCCCGGTCATGCGCGCGAGTTCGGCACTTCGGTCAACCCGCGCGCGATCCTCGACCAGTCGTACCAGTTCGACTTCTACGACGGTGGTGGTTTGAGTTGCGCGTTTCTTTCGTTCGCGCAAGTGGACCCGCAAGGCAACGTCAACGTCACGCGCTTCGGCAAGCGCTACGACGGCGCGGGCGGCTTCATCAACATCACACAGAACACGCAGCGACTGGTGTTCAACGGCTCGCTTACCGGCGGCGACTTCGACATTGGCGTGACCGATGGCAAGCTCGAAATCCGCCGTGACGGTGCGTTCAAGAAGTTTGTTCCGGCGGTCGACCAGATCAGCTTCTCGGGGCGCCTTGCGCGCGAGCGAGGCCAGCAAGTGAGCTTCGTGACCGACCGCGCCGTGTTCGAGCTCGAAGCAGACGGGCTCGTGCTCACGGAGATCGCACCAGGCGTGCGGCTGAAGGAAGACGTGCTCGAAAAGATCGGCTTCGAGGTGCGCGTCAGCGAGCAGTTGCGCACCATGGACGCACGCATCTTCCGCAACGGCCCCATGGGCGTGCACGACGAGTTCATTGCGAAGGCACCGCGCCACGCAGGCAACGCGGCGCAAGGAGCGCGGGCATGA
- a CDS encoding amino acid ABC transporter permease has translation MFNFDAFLSYFVNPFLLGGVGITIGLTIATIVIGLALALPLALGSMSSHRFLSAPARFYIWVFRGTPLLVQIVIIYTGLPQLGLRFDVLTSAVLALSLNEAAYLSETIRGGFSAIAKGQIEAAKALSLSRFATLRLVTLPQVLRVIIPPLGNSVNGLLKATSLASVISMEELMRRAQVLMQEKFEVLELYCVAACFYLVLTTLWDRVQVRLERHYGRGYAAARGAA, from the coding sequence GTGTTCAATTTCGATGCCTTCCTGTCCTACTTCGTCAACCCGTTCCTCCTGGGGGGCGTGGGCATCACGATCGGACTGACCATCGCGACCATCGTGATCGGCCTTGCCCTGGCGCTGCCGCTGGCGCTGGGCAGCATGTCTTCGCATCGATTTCTGTCGGCGCCGGCGCGCTTCTACATCTGGGTGTTTCGCGGTACGCCGCTGCTGGTGCAGATCGTCATCATCTACACCGGGCTGCCGCAACTGGGCCTTCGCTTCGACGTGCTGACTTCCGCGGTGCTGGCGCTGAGCCTGAACGAAGCGGCGTACCTGTCGGAGACCATTCGCGGCGGGTTCTCCGCCATTGCGAAGGGGCAGATCGAAGCGGCCAAGGCGCTGAGCCTTTCGCGCTTCGCGACCTTGCGGCTGGTGACGCTGCCGCAAGTTTTGCGCGTGATCATTCCGCCGCTGGGCAATTCGGTGAACGGGCTGCTCAAGGCAACCTCTCTGGCTTCGGTGATCTCGATGGAAGAGCTGATGCGCCGCGCCCAGGTGCTCATGCAGGAGAAATTCGAAGTGCTGGAACTCTATTGCGTCGCGGCCTGCTTCTACCTTGTGCTGACCACACTCTGGGACCGCGTGCAGGTGCGGCTGGAGCGCCACTACGGCAGGGGCTACGCGGCGGCGCGTGGCGCGGCCTGA
- a CDS encoding dihydrodipicolinate synthase family protein: protein MADFRGTYTIMVTPFDADGAVDVPTLERYVDWQIESGIHGLIPLGSTGEFMSMSDDEIELVAKTVIDRAAGRVPVLIGTTAEDTRAAVRLSRRAEAQGADGVMVLPPFYSTPTDDELFLHYKTISDAIGIPIMVYNNPAVANVDLKPPLVARLSQIDNCRYIKESTLEVTRVRDIMRLSDGRMAVFGGIMGFESYVEGAVGWAAVPSNGAPREMARLYDLVMAGQLAEARELAFKHFPMIDFVAGQSYVAGTKALLAAMGLPVGAPRPPRLPLGAEGIAEAKRLVDELGLKIQTTTA, encoded by the coding sequence ATGGCTGATTTCCGCGGCACCTACACCATCATGGTCACGCCCTTCGACGCCGACGGCGCGGTCGACGTGCCCACGCTCGAGCGCTATGTCGACTGGCAGATCGAGTCCGGCATTCACGGCCTGATCCCGCTCGGCTCGACGGGCGAATTCATGTCGATGTCCGACGACGAGATCGAGCTTGTCGCCAAGACGGTGATCGACCGCGCCGCCGGCCGCGTGCCGGTGCTGATCGGCACCACCGCCGAAGACACGCGCGCCGCCGTGCGCCTGAGCCGCCGCGCCGAGGCGCAGGGCGCCGACGGCGTGATGGTGCTGCCGCCCTTCTACAGCACCCCCACCGACGACGAGCTGTTCCTGCACTACAAGACCATCTCGGACGCCATCGGCATTCCGATCATGGTCTACAACAACCCGGCCGTTGCCAACGTCGACCTGAAGCCGCCGCTGGTGGCGCGGCTCTCGCAAATCGACAACTGCCGCTACATCAAGGAATCGACGCTGGAGGTGACCCGCGTGCGCGACATCATGCGGCTGTCGGACGGCCGCATGGCGGTGTTCGGCGGCATCATGGGCTTCGAGTCGTACGTCGAAGGCGCTGTGGGCTGGGCCGCGGTGCCATCGAACGGTGCTCCGCGCGAAATGGCGCGCCTGTACGACCTCGTCATGGCCGGCCAGCTGGCCGAGGCGCGTGAGCTGGCGTTCAAGCACTTTCCGATGATCGACTTCGTCGCCGGCCAGTCGTACGTGGCGGGCACCAAGGCCCTGCTCGCGGCCATGGGCCTGCCGGTCGGCGCGCCGCGCCCGCCGCGCCTGCCGCTGGGCGCCGAGGGCATCGCCGAGGCCAAGCGCCTGGTCGACGAACTCGGCCTGAAGATCCAAACCACCACCGCCTGA
- the hydA gene encoding dihydropyrimidinase: MSTSTSDFDLVVRNARVVTASDTFDCDIGISDGRIVQLGAKLGAAAREIDAAGRTVTPGGVDAHCHLDQPMPPPTRNADDFDTGTRSAACGGTTTVIPFAAQQKGQSLRAAVEDYRARAAGKAHVDYAFHLIVSDPTPTVLKEELPALIKEGFTSFKIYMTYDDMKLDDGQILDVLAVAREHGAMAMLHAENSDCIEWLTKRLEAAGRTAPRFHAHARPMLVEREATHRAIALAELVDVPILIVHVSGREAVEQIRWARAHGLNVFAETCPQYLFLTAEDLGIDDSYKGAKCVCSPPPRDKANQQVIWDGLNDGLFTVFSSDHAPFKYDAPEGKKPDGEEVAFRHIPNGIPGIETRMPLLWSEGVLSGRMTANRFVELTATGPAKAYGLHPRKGTIAVGSDADIVIWDECDFVLKNEQLHHEVDYTPYEGMRLKAWPGVTLSRGEVVWDGSSFHSHRGRGELLACGVPTLMPRRR, encoded by the coding sequence ATGTCCACTTCAACCTCTGACTTCGACCTTGTGGTGCGCAATGCGCGCGTTGTCACGGCTTCCGACACCTTCGATTGCGACATCGGCATCAGCGATGGGCGCATCGTGCAGCTCGGGGCGAAGCTTGGTGCTGCCGCGCGCGAGATTGACGCTGCCGGCCGCACCGTAACGCCGGGCGGTGTGGACGCCCACTGCCATCTCGACCAGCCGATGCCACCGCCCACGCGTAATGCAGACGACTTCGACACCGGCACGCGTTCGGCCGCCTGCGGAGGCACCACCACTGTGATTCCGTTCGCCGCGCAGCAGAAGGGCCAGTCGCTGCGCGCCGCGGTCGAGGACTACCGCGCACGCGCTGCCGGCAAGGCGCACGTCGACTACGCCTTCCACCTGATCGTGAGCGACCCGACGCCCACGGTGCTGAAGGAAGAGCTGCCGGCACTGATCAAGGAAGGCTTCACGTCCTTCAAGATCTACATGACCTACGACGACATGAAGCTCGACGACGGCCAGATCCTCGATGTGCTGGCGGTGGCGCGCGAACACGGCGCAATGGCGATGCTGCATGCCGAGAACTCGGACTGCATCGAGTGGCTGACCAAGCGGCTCGAGGCCGCAGGCCGCACCGCGCCGCGCTTCCACGCGCATGCGCGGCCGATGCTGGTGGAGCGCGAGGCGACGCACCGCGCCATCGCGCTGGCCGAACTGGTCGATGTGCCGATCCTCATCGTGCATGTGTCGGGCCGCGAGGCCGTCGAGCAGATTCGCTGGGCGCGTGCACACGGTCTTAACGTGTTCGCCGAGACCTGCCCGCAGTACCTGTTCCTCACCGCCGAAGACCTGGGCATCGACGACAGCTACAAGGGCGCGAAGTGCGTGTGCAGCCCGCCACCGCGAGACAAGGCCAACCAGCAGGTGATCTGGGACGGACTCAACGACGGGCTCTTCACCGTGTTCTCGTCGGACCATGCACCGTTCAAATACGACGCACCGGAAGGCAAGAAGCCTGATGGCGAGGAGGTCGCGTTCCGCCACATTCCCAACGGTATTCCGGGCATCGAGACACGCATGCCGCTGCTGTGGTCCGAAGGCGTGCTCTCGGGCCGGATGACGGCCAACCGTTTTGTCGAACTCACGGCCACAGGCCCGGCCAAGGCCTACGGCCTGCATCCGCGCAAGGGAACAATCGCGGTGGGTTCCGATGCAGACATCGTGATCTGGGACGAATGCGACTTCGTGTTGAAGAACGAGCAGCTTCACCACGAGGTCGACTACACGCCGTATGAAGGCATGCGGCTCAAAGCTTGGCCGGGTGTGACGCTGAGCCGCGGCGAGGTGGTGTGGGATGGCAGCAGCTTTCATTCGCACCGGGGGCGCGGCGAACTGCTGGCCTGCGGTGTGCCGACGTTGATGCCCAGGCGTCGTTGA
- a CDS encoding LacI family DNA-binding transcriptional regulator translates to MAVTLRDVARAADVSIATASRALAGSSLTNHATQRHVIQVAAALGYRTNTFARALKTKRSRLIGLTVHNLENASFQVLASVVQTRMQALGYQVILSISADDPEQERDIFKTLVDHSVDGLIAVPNGANGAQLLAMEHADIPVICAVRRVEGATLESVLAGDLDGAYAGTKHLLDLGHRRIGLIVGMSDTTSGKERLAGYKRAMQEAGLPIDPALIQAGRYAPETGVVAANALLSMPTPPSALFVANHESSLGVLRVVSERGLLIPDDLSLLFYEDSPWFEWQRPAISVVDSGAAEMANLAVDRLVQRLSGVANSGREYRVGSRLIQRASCRAVAPN, encoded by the coding sequence ATGGCGGTAACGCTGCGCGACGTGGCCCGTGCCGCCGACGTTTCCATTGCCACGGCATCCCGTGCGCTGGCCGGCTCCAGCCTCACCAACCACGCGACGCAGCGGCACGTGATCCAGGTCGCCGCCGCCCTCGGCTACCGCACCAACACCTTCGCCCGGGCGCTGAAAACCAAGCGCTCGCGGCTCATCGGCCTCACCGTGCACAACCTGGAGAACGCCTCGTTCCAGGTGCTCGCCTCGGTGGTGCAGACGCGCATGCAGGCGCTCGGCTACCAGGTCATCCTGAGCATCAGTGCCGACGACCCCGAGCAGGAGCGCGACATCTTCAAGACCCTGGTCGACCACAGCGTCGACGGCCTGATCGCCGTGCCCAACGGGGCCAACGGCGCCCAGCTGCTGGCCATGGAGCACGCCGACATCCCGGTGATCTGCGCGGTGCGCCGCGTCGAGGGCGCCACGCTCGAATCGGTGCTCGCCGGCGACCTCGACGGCGCCTACGCCGGCACCAAGCACCTGCTGGACCTCGGGCACCGCCGCATCGGCCTGATCGTGGGCATGAGCGACACCACCTCCGGCAAGGAACGTCTCGCGGGCTACAAGCGGGCCATGCAGGAAGCGGGCCTGCCCATCGATCCGGCGCTGATCCAGGCCGGCCGCTATGCGCCCGAAACCGGCGTGGTGGCTGCCAACGCGCTGCTGTCGATGCCCACGCCGCCCTCGGCGCTCTTCGTGGCCAACCACGAGTCATCGCTCGGCGTGCTGCGCGTGGTGTCGGAGCGCGGACTGCTGATTCCCGACGACCTGTCGCTGCTGTTCTACGAAGACTCGCCCTGGTTCGAGTGGCAGCGCCCCGCCATCAGCGTGGTGGACAGCGGCGCCGCCGAGATGGCCAACCTCGCAGTCGACCGGCTGGTGCAGCGCCTGTCGGGCGTGGCCAACAGCGGGCGTGAATACCGCGTCGGCTCGCGGCTGATCCAGCGCGCCTCCTGCCGCGCCGTCGCGCCGAACTGA
- a CDS encoding tautomerase family protein, which yields MPYLEILAPSAPETRKRAASRALTDGVVTSFGVEPSTVTLYFMPVAPHDYAHEGQLGHDGGGGGTRVFVKVHAYRRTPAQRRALAAAITPALATCFATGSHNVAVYFLDREQDEVAHDGHLASDEAEQQPDHTA from the coding sequence ATGCCCTATCTCGAAATCCTGGCGCCCAGCGCCCCCGAAACCCGCAAGCGCGCCGCCAGCCGCGCGCTGACCGATGGCGTCGTCACGTCGTTCGGCGTCGAGCCCTCGACCGTGACGCTGTACTTCATGCCCGTCGCGCCCCACGACTACGCCCACGAGGGCCAGCTGGGCCACGACGGTGGGGGAGGGGGCACGCGCGTGTTCGTCAAGGTGCACGCCTATCGCCGTACGCCGGCCCAGCGCCGCGCGCTGGCCGCCGCCATCACGCCCGCGCTGGCGACCTGTTTCGCCACCGGCAGCCACAACGTGGCCGTCTATTTCCTCGACCGCGAACAGGACGAAGTCGCGCACGACGGCCATCTGGCCAGCGACGAAGCCGAGCAGCAACCCGATCACACCGCCTGA
- a CDS encoding acyl-CoA dehydrogenase family protein — protein MTHFLTEDQISLRDTARRFAEGEVLPRAAAIDREDKFDRVLYRGMAELGLFGVSLPEVAGGSGFDTVSTCLVMEELARCSGAIGNAFAIPVEAALFLHHHGNESQKALIPGILDGSIVMATAMSEPDFGSDVASITTTARAVDDGWVLNGTKAWVTLGGVADRIMVFARTGKEAGHKSISCFMVDAHQAGVSRGKNEELLGMHGLEDCQIVLQDVHVPRTGLIGAENQAFKTAMGNFNFSRLLMSSMALGMAQAAMEDAVAYATTRKQFGEPIMNFQAIQFMVADMATDIAAARLLIHHGARLQDAGHSIAKEGAQAKLFTTDMAMRHVSNALQIHGGNGYSRALRIERIFRDVRLAQIYEGTNQIQRLIISRQVVKELA, from the coding sequence ATGACCCATTTCCTCACCGAAGACCAGATCTCGCTGCGCGACACCGCGCGTCGTTTCGCCGAAGGCGAAGTGCTGCCGCGCGCCGCGGCCATCGACCGCGAAGACAAGTTCGATCGCGTGCTGTACCGCGGCATGGCAGAGCTCGGGCTGTTCGGCGTGAGCCTGCCCGAGGTGGCTGGTGGCTCGGGCTTCGACACCGTCAGCACCTGCCTCGTGATGGAAGAGCTGGCGCGCTGCTCGGGCGCCATCGGCAATGCCTTCGCGATTCCCGTCGAGGCGGCGCTCTTTTTGCATCACCACGGCAACGAGAGCCAGAAGGCGCTGATCCCCGGCATCCTCGACGGCTCCATCGTCATGGCCACTGCAATGTCCGAGCCCGACTTCGGCTCCGACGTGGCCAGCATCACCACCACCGCGCGCGCCGTGGACGACGGCTGGGTGCTCAACGGCACCAAGGCCTGGGTCACGCTCGGCGGGGTGGCCGATCGCATCATGGTGTTCGCGCGCACCGGCAAGGAGGCCGGCCACAAGTCGATCAGCTGCTTCATGGTCGATGCGCACCAGGCCGGCGTGAGCCGCGGCAAGAACGAAGAGCTGCTCGGCATGCACGGCCTGGAAGACTGCCAGATCGTGCTGCAGGACGTGCACGTGCCCAGGACGGGGCTCATCGGCGCCGAGAACCAGGCCTTCAAGACGGCCATGGGCAACTTCAACTTCAGCCGCCTGCTGATGTCGTCCATGGCGCTCGGCATGGCGCAGGCCGCGATGGAAGATGCCGTGGCCTACGCCACCACGCGCAAGCAGTTCGGCGAGCCGATCATGAACTTCCAGGCCATCCAGTTCATGGTGGCAGACATGGCGACCGACATTGCCGCGGCGCGCCTGCTGATTCATCACGGCGCGCGGCTGCAGGACGCCGGCCACTCCATCGCCAAGGAAGGCGCGCAGGCCAAGCTCTTCACCACCGACATGGCGATGCGCCACGTGTCGAACGCGCTGCAGATCCACGGCGGCAATGGCTACTCGCGCGCCTTGCGCATCGAGCGCATCTTCCGCGACGTGCGCCTGGCGCAGATCTACGAAGGCACCAACCAGATCCAGCGCCTGATCATCTCGCGCCAGGTCGTGAAAGAACTGGCTTGA
- a CDS encoding ABC transporter substrate-binding protein translates to MIKLSLGFIVGLVLSGSALAQTCTPKVSAEHLTAPGKLQMSTNPTLPPQQFVDSKGELQGLNIELGRAVAKQLCLEPVFVRMDMPPMVPALQAGRFDVINTGLFWTEERSKLMFQVPYGQQSMSIYTVPNSKLALTKFEDLSGHVVGIETGTYAERKSRESNAAMVAKGMAPIDFRTFATASETTAALRAGQLEAGINIDETAIAFEERGIVKIRASGLYGTDITLSFRDRAVAEAVAQALTDLKADGTYDKLFDKFRMTRLKDTTKFAIRGPGPAPK, encoded by the coding sequence ATGATCAAACTATCCCTGGGTTTCATCGTCGGCCTCGTGCTGAGCGGCTCGGCCCTTGCCCAGACCTGTACGCCCAAGGTCTCTGCCGAACACCTGACCGCGCCCGGCAAGCTCCAGATGTCCACCAACCCGACGCTGCCGCCGCAGCAGTTCGTCGACAGCAAGGGCGAGTTGCAGGGGCTGAACATCGAGCTTGGCCGCGCCGTTGCAAAGCAGCTGTGCCTCGAACCCGTCTTCGTGCGCATGGACATGCCGCCGATGGTGCCCGCGCTGCAGGCCGGCCGTTTCGATGTGATCAACACCGGACTGTTCTGGACCGAAGAGCGCTCCAAGCTCATGTTCCAGGTGCCGTACGGCCAGCAGTCGATGAGCATCTACACCGTGCCCAACAGCAAGCTGGCGCTGACCAAGTTCGAAGACCTCTCGGGGCATGTCGTCGGCATCGAGACCGGCACCTACGCCGAGCGCAAGTCGCGTGAATCGAATGCGGCCATGGTCGCCAAGGGCATGGCACCGATCGACTTCCGCACCTTTGCAACGGCTTCTGAAACCACGGCCGCGCTGCGCGCCGGCCAGCTCGAAGCGGGCATCAACATCGACGAGACGGCCATTGCCTTTGAAGAGCGCGGCATCGTCAAGATCCGCGCGAGCGGCCTCTACGGCACCGACATCACGCTGTCGTTCCGTGACCGCGCGGTTGCCGAAGCCGTGGCGCAGGCCCTGACCGACCTGAAGGCCGACGGCACCTACGACAAGCTGTTCGACAAGTTCCGCATGACGCGCCTGAAGGACACCACGAAGTTCGCGATCCGCGGCCCCGGCCCGGCGCCGAAGTAA
- a CDS encoding MaoC family dehydratase, giving the protein MYFEDVVIGAELRSESHVVSTEDIGRFCDLTHDHHPLHTDADYAQSRGFPGVIAHGLFGLSLMEGLKTALKIYENSSIASLGWDQVRFLRPVVAGDAVHVVFRFTDKRLSSRGGRGVVTESLQLVNQRAEPVIEAVHVALVACRQATQAA; this is encoded by the coding sequence GTGTATTTCGAAGACGTGGTGATCGGCGCAGAACTGCGCAGCGAAAGCCATGTCGTGAGTACCGAAGACATCGGCCGCTTCTGCGACCTCACGCACGACCACCATCCGTTGCATACCGATGCGGACTACGCGCAGTCGCGCGGCTTTCCGGGCGTCATTGCGCACGGGCTGTTCGGTCTCTCGCTGATGGAGGGACTGAAGACCGCATTGAAGATCTACGAGAACAGTTCCATCGCCTCGCTCGGATGGGATCAGGTCCGGTTCTTGCGACCTGTTGTTGCAGGCGATGCGGTGCATGTTGTGTTTCGCTTCACCGACAAACGTCTTTCGTCGCGCGGTGGCCGCGGTGTGGTGACCGAGAGCTTGCAGCTCGTCAACCAGCGCGCGGAGCCAGTGATCGAAGCCGTGCACGTGGCGCTGGTTGCATGTCGACAAGCGACCCAGGCGGCCTGA
- a CDS encoding dihydrodipicolinate synthase family protein yields MHISGVGGIWPATLTPFTPDGRVDDDALAAHVRDVAGTPGVRAVVVNGHAGEATSLDRAERAQVVSVAVAAAGNVPVVAGVVADDTRYACALAQDASQAGASALLLFPPAVFAQGAGARPDMAHRFVNEVAGASSLPIVLFQLSRASGLAFSTETLAQLCADVPAIVAVKEGSDIPELYEDNLRALRALPRPVTLLSSSNSWLFASLAYGADGILSGLGSVAAPLLVALHEAVARGDLAAARAVNDRLVPLCRAFYRAPYLDAHNRMKTALHLLGRLPHPDPRPPLLPVPADDTARIRAALVASGLLPSSTH; encoded by the coding sequence ATGCACATTTCCGGAGTCGGCGGCATCTGGCCCGCCACGCTCACCCCCTTCACCCCGGACGGCCGCGTCGACGACGACGCGCTGGCCGCCCATGTGCGCGACGTGGCCGGCACGCCTGGCGTGCGCGCGGTGGTGGTCAACGGGCATGCGGGCGAGGCGACATCGCTCGATCGCGCGGAGCGCGCCCAGGTGGTGAGCGTTGCGGTGGCCGCGGCCGGCAACGTGCCCGTGGTGGCCGGCGTGGTGGCCGACGACACTCGCTACGCCTGCGCGCTGGCACAGGACGCATCGCAGGCCGGAGCCTCGGCCCTGCTGCTGTTTCCGCCCGCAGTGTTCGCGCAGGGCGCGGGCGCACGGCCCGACATGGCCCATCGCTTCGTGAACGAGGTGGCCGGTGCGAGCAGCCTGCCCATCGTGCTGTTCCAGCTGTCGCGCGCCTCGGGCCTTGCTTTCTCGACCGAAACGCTGGCGCAGCTCTGCGCGGACGTGCCGGCCATCGTGGCCGTGAAAGAAGGCAGCGACATTCCCGAGCTCTACGAGGACAACCTCCGCGCCCTGCGCGCGCTGCCGCGCCCGGTCACGCTGCTGAGCAGCAGCAACAGCTGGCTGTTCGCTTCACTGGCCTATGGCGCCGACGGCATCCTGTCGGGCCTGGGCAGCGTGGCCGCCCCGCTGCTTGTGGCGCTGCACGAAGCCGTCGCACGCGGCGACCTGGCGGCCGCGCGCGCGGTCAACGATCGGCTGGTGCCGCTGTGCCGTGCCTTCTATCGCGCGCCTTATCTCGACGCCCACAACCGCATGAAGACTGCGCTGCATCTTCTCGGCCGGCTGCCCCATCCGGACCCGCGCCCGCCGCTGCTGCCCGTGCCAGCCGACGACACGGCGCGCATTCGCGCGGCACTCGTGGCCTCGGGCCTGCTGCCTTCCTCCACCCATTGA
- a CDS encoding MipA/OmpV family protein, which yields MLNHLKSNCLSSREKNSRARIPFRTIAAGIASAACVSSAWAQVAQDQLSEGGAQWGIGIAAGMERKPYRDFDNKGLAIPMLTYENKWVSVAFPGADLKLTSVGPVSLRLRARYAGDGYEADDSPYFGGMEKRKGSLWLGGAAIWRNDIANLSAELLADGSGNSKGTRFKVQIDRRFSSGAFGFTPRLAAHWVDRKYVDYYYGVTAAEARSDRPEYTGKATANIEVGLRVDYAVAPKQTVFLDVSATSFGSGIKNSPLVSRSNQTGVRLGYVYRF from the coding sequence ATGCTGAACCACCTGAAGTCAAACTGTCTTTCGAGCCGAGAAAAGAACAGCCGCGCGCGCATACCTTTCAGAACCATCGCCGCGGGCATCGCCTCTGCGGCATGCGTTTCGTCGGCGTGGGCGCAAGTTGCACAAGACCAGCTCTCCGAAGGGGGCGCGCAATGGGGCATTGGCATTGCTGCAGGCATGGAGCGCAAGCCCTACCGCGACTTCGACAACAAGGGCCTGGCCATCCCCATGCTCACCTACGAGAACAAGTGGGTCAGCGTTGCGTTCCCTGGTGCCGATTTGAAGCTGACGTCCGTGGGGCCCGTCTCTTTGCGGTTGCGTGCGCGCTACGCAGGCGATGGCTATGAGGCCGACGATTCGCCCTATTTCGGCGGCATGGAAAAGCGCAAGGGCAGCCTGTGGCTGGGCGGGGCAGCCATCTGGCGCAACGACATTGCCAACCTGTCGGCCGAACTGCTGGCCGACGGGTCGGGCAACAGCAAGGGAACGCGGTTCAAGGTGCAGATCGACCGGCGCTTTTCTTCGGGTGCCTTCGGCTTCACGCCGCGCCTGGCCGCGCATTGGGTCGACCGCAAGTACGTCGACTACTACTACGGCGTGACGGCGGCCGAGGCCCGATCCGACCGGCCCGAATATACCGGCAAGGCTACCGCCAACATCGAAGTGGGCCTGCGCGTGGACTACGCCGTGGCGCCGAAGCAGACAGTTTTCCTGGACGTGAGCGCGACCAGCTTCGGCAGCGGCATCAAGAACAGCCCTTTGGTCAGCCGGTCGAACCAGACCGGCGTGCGCCTCGGGTACGTCTACAGGTTCTGA